One window of Nymphaea colorata isolate Beijing-Zhang1983 chromosome 11, ASM883128v2, whole genome shotgun sequence genomic DNA carries:
- the LOC116263811 gene encoding tryptamine hydroxycinnamoyltransferase 2-like, with protein sequence MDVKHHRCTLVKPAESLRRKFRLNIFDKKASDLHIAVLFLYNKPGTSPNSQIMLGLSKALSYYPQLAGRLSDGHFVVDDDDCGVPVFETTVTGQLDDFLPLEPSPSLYDLHPHPEGSNPMLMVQLNRFDCGGLVIGLCASHKVADGQAMSNFFLSWSQLVRSPETELDRRPIHDQESLLVPRNPPVCSHPHERIEFSDSPPPAGDTADVSDKIHNLVVNYSWEFVNELKKRASSATSPAGFQPSTFACLLSHVWRKVSIARGLRDDEVTSVRVLVNGRPRLGIAPEFFGNVVLDAYPKTTVEELVKEGVGYGARLIKEAVGKVDGDYFQSFIDFGEVNKEKELVPSQDVGDNFLSPNLEVDSWLGFRFHEVDMGAGAPYAFRPSWIPMEGLVIFVPAPSEKGGVDLIITLFKEHAEMFKKIAHFID encoded by the exons ATGGATGTGAAACACCATCGCTGCACGTTGGTGAAGCCGGCGGAGAGCCTCCGCCGGAAATTCCGGCTCAACATCTTCGACAAGAAGGCCTCCGACCTGCACATCGCCGTCCTCTTCCTCTACAACAAACCCGGCACCTCTCCCAACTCCCAAATCATGCTCGGCCTCTCCAAGGCGCTTTCCTACTACCCCCAGCTCGCCGGCCGCCTCTCCGACGGCCACTTCGTCGTCGACGACGACGACTGCGGCGTCCCCGTCTTCGAGACGACGGTCACCGGCCAGCTCGACGACTTCCTCCCGCTGGAGCCCTCCCCTTCCCTCTACGACCTGCATCCGCACCCGGAGGGCTCCAATCCCATGCTCATGGTGCAGCTCAACCGGTTCGACTGCGGCGGGCTGGTGATCGGCCTCTGCGCCAGCCACAAGGTCGCGGACGGGCAGGCCATGAGCAACTTCTTCCTGTCCTGGTCTCAGCTGGTGAGGTCGCCGGAGACGGAGCTCGACCGCCGGCCCATCCACGACCAAGAGTCCCTCCTTGTCCCCAGGAACCCGCCGGTCTGCAGCCACCCCCACGAGAGGATCGAGTTCTCGGACTCCCCACCGCCGGCGGGCGACACCGCTGACGTGAGCGACAAGATCCACAATCTCGTCGTCAACTACTCATGGGAATTTGTAAACGAACTCAAGAAGAGGGCTTCATCCGCCACCAGCCCCGCCGGGTTCCAGCCCAGCACCTTTGCCTGCCTCCTCTCCCACGTCTGGAGGAAGGTGAGCATCGCCCGCGGCCTGCGGGACGACGAGGTCACGtcggtgcgggtgctggtgaaCGGCAGGCCCCGGCTGGGAATCGCACCCGAGTTTTTTGGGAACGTGGTTCTGGACGCGTATCCGAAGACCACGGTGGAGGAGCTCGTGAAG GAGGGAGTTGGGTATGGCGCAAGATTGATCAAGGAGGCTGTCGGAAAAGTTGATGGCGACTACTTCCAGTCTTTCATCGACTTTGGGGAGGTGAACAAGGAGAAGGAGCTGGTGCCTTCACAGGACGTAGGCGACAACTTCTTGAGCCCAAACTTGGAGGTGGATAGCTGGTTGGGCTTCCGCTTTCACGAGGTGGACATGGGGGCGGGGGCGCCCTACGCCTTCCGCCCCTCTTGGATCCCCATGGAAGGCCTTGTCATCTTCGTCCCTGCGCCTTCTGAAAAGGGCGGCGTCGATCTCATAATCACGCTCTTCAAGGAGCACGCAGAGATGTTCAAGAAGATTGCGCACTTCATTGACTGA